The Sulfurospirillum diekertiae genomic sequence GTTTTGCTGTGGTCGCTGATGAAGTTAGAAAATTAGCAGAACGCACTCAAAAAAGTTTGAGTGAAATTAATACCACCATTAATGTTGTTGTTCAATCAATTGCTGATGCAAGTGGAGAGATGGATTTTAACTCTAAAGAGATATTTAAACTTGCAGAGTTATCCTCAGAGCTCAAAACTATTGTAGGTGATAATGCAAAAATACTTGAATCTACAATTGCGAACAATCGTCAAAGTGTTCAAGACTTTGTACACGTCAATGAATCAGTCGATACTATGATTAAAAAAATACAAGAAGTAGATACTATTGCAAGTGCTAATGCTAGAAGTATTGAAGAGGTAGCAAGTGCTAGTGATCACCTCTCTTCGATGACTAATAAACTCGATAATGAACTTAAAAAGTTTAAAGTTTAAGCATGTCAGATATGTCTTCATTTTTGTGTCAAGACTGTATTGTTGATTTTAAGCAAGATGTGATGAATATGCTAATTCACACCATAGAACTAAAAGATATCTATACATCAGGCCATTCAGAGCAAGTGGCTCGTTATTGTTGTTCAATTGGTAATGCTCTTAACTTAGGGTTAAAGGATACAATTCTTTTATACCAATCTGCTTTTATGCATGACATAGGAAAAATTCTTATTGATCCTAAAATTTTGCAAAAAAATGATTATTTGACGAAAGAAGAATATGAGAGTGTTAAAAAACATTCTACTTTTGGAGCTCAAATGCTTCAAAATATCAATTTATTTCAAGAGCATGCTCAAATCGTTAAACATCATCATGAAAGATGGGATGGAACAGGCTATCCAGATGGTCTTACAAATAAAAAGATACCATTTTTTTCCAGAATCATTGCGATAGTTGATGCTTTTGATGCTATGACATCTATGCGAAATTATAAAAATAAATGCACATTTGATGAAGCTCTTAATGAGTTGGATCGTTGCAGTGGAACGCAGTTTGATCCGGAACTTGTTTCAATTTCCGTGAAAGTCCTCAGTGCATTT encodes the following:
- a CDS encoding HD-GYP domain-containing protein — encoded protein: MSDMSSFLCQDCIVDFKQDVMNMLIHTIELKDIYTSGHSEQVARYCCSIGNALNLGLKDTILLYQSAFMHDIGKILIDPKILQKNDYLTKEEYESVKKHSTFGAQMLQNINLFQEHAQIVKHHHERWDGTGYPDGLTNKKIPFFSRIIAIVDAFDAMTSMRNYKNKCTFDEALNELDRCSGTQFDPELVSISVKVLSAFINNNAFNKKIC